A single window of Rhodamnia argentea isolate NSW1041297 chromosome 5, ASM2092103v1, whole genome shotgun sequence DNA harbors:
- the LOC115755175 gene encoding serine carboxypeptidase-like 13: protein MTKIFLHLLLLVAFSATAALGGTIVKTLPGYDGELPFKLETGYVSVEDVEMFYYFIETEGNPKEDPLLLWYSGGPGCSAFNGLIFENGPLQFNITEYEGGVPQLEYYPYTWTKTSSILFVDAPVGTGFSYSTTASGWYTSDTQAGWQTYKFLRKWLSQHPQYLKNQLFVGVDSYSGISGSLVVKHIVDGNEAGVVPRLNLKGYILGCPRIDADINDNSKVIFSHRIGLINDELYETMKESCNASYTDIDVSTSSPECYEAYEFYSRLIKDINKNDILEPKCTWASPQSGGELSYRSLEESPDNFILSPPKIPEFWCHNFNYAMSYWWANDQGVQEALGVRLGTVDNWVRCNKSLQYTMDVDSVLDVHKNLSSKGLQVLVYNGDHDLTIPSTGTQQWVKVLDLTIVNNWRPWIVDGQVAGYTIKYSENGYRLTYASIKGAGHSPQEYKRRECYEMFRRFIHYYPI, encoded by the exons ATGACTAAGATTTTCTTGCATTTGCTGCTTCTTGTGGCCTTCTCGGCCACCGCAGCATTGGGAGGCACAATCGTCAAGACTTTGCCCGGTTACGATGGTGAACTCCCCTTTAAGCTCGAAACAGG GTACGTCTCTGTTGAGGACGTGGAGATGTTCTACTACTTCATTGAGACGGAGGGGAACCCTAAAGAAGACCCTCTGTTGCTCTGGTACAGTGGAGGCCCTGGTTGCTCTGCATTCAATGGCCTCATTTTTGAAAATG GTCCGTTACAATTCAACATCACCGAGTATGAAGGAGGCGTGCCACAGCTAGAGTACTATCCATACACTTGGACAAAG ACATCGAGCATTTTGTTCGTTGATGCACCGGTCGGCACTGGATTCTCTTATTCCACAACTGCCTCTGGTTGGTACACCTCAGACACGCAAGCCGGCTGGCAAACCTAtaagttcttgagaaaa TGGTTGAGTCAGCACCCTCAGTATTTGAAAAACCAATTATTTGTTGGTGTTGATTCTTATTCGGGCATTTCTGGCAGTCTGGTAGTCAAACATATTGTGGATG GCAATGAAGCCGGTGTTGTCCCACGCTTGAATCTCAAG GGTTACATTCTTGGATGCCCACGCATTGATGCAGACATTAACGACAACTCGAAAGTTATATTTTCCCATCGCATTGGCCTCATAAATGATGAGCTCTATGAG ACTATGAAGGAGAGTTGCAACGCTAGTTACACTGACATTGATGTAAGCACATCCTCCCCTGAATGCTATGAGGCATATGAATTTTATTCTCGG CTTATCAAAGACATAAACAAAAACGACATTTTGGAGCCTAAATGCACCTGGGCATCCCCTCAATCCGGTGGAGAGCTCAGTTATAGATCTCTTGAAGAGAGCCCCGATAacttcattctctctcctcccaaGATCCCTGAATTTTGGTGCCAC AACTTCAACTATGCCATGTCCTACTGGTGGGCGAATGATCAAGGCGTTCAGGAAGCTCTCGGCGTGCGGCTG GGAACAGTTGACAACTGGGTAAGATGCAACAAGTCACTGCAGTACACAATGGATGTGGACAGTGTCCTTGACGTTCACAAGAACCTCAGCTCCAAAGGATTGCAAGTTCTCGTATACAA TGGTGATCACGACCTTACCATTCCGAGCACGGGGACCCAACAGTGGGTCAAGGTGCTTGATCTGACGATTGTGAATAATTGGCGACCGTGGATTGTCGATGGCCAGGTCGCCGG TTATACCATCAAGTATTCGGAAAACGGTTACAGATTGACCTATGCTAGTATCAAG GGGGCTGGTCATTCGCCTCAAGAGTACAAGCGACGAGAGTGTTATGAGATGTTCCGAAGGTTCATCCACTACTATCCGATCTAA